A genome region from Blautia coccoides includes the following:
- a CDS encoding AraC family transcriptional regulator, with product MKHTTGFTSSARYRCLEDLQREAVELCLIYCGWEYCDPGHRFGPNKRTSYVLHIVREGKGTLEIYKKKYNLSAGDAFLIPPNTEAWYEADMEDPWCYMWVGFTGLKAEECANSAGFSVKTPVHKVECMKVLNEYIDSMLEAHQLSYTDELRRNGLLMLFFSALIDEHRQNIPGSGSPHPYPGSVYVKHAMEYISFNYNQKIKINELADYIGVNRSYLTSSFKKAIGCSPQEYLVNLRMEKARSLLKNTDMQINAIANSVGYVDQLAFSKIFKQHYGMSPRAYREEEEELVYKNKKGDYEGAPL from the coding sequence TTGAAACACACAACCGGCTTTACCAGTTCGGCCAGATACAGATGTCTGGAGGATCTGCAGAGAGAAGCCGTAGAGCTTTGCCTTATCTACTGCGGCTGGGAATACTGCGATCCCGGGCACAGGTTCGGGCCGAATAAGAGGACTTCTTATGTGCTGCATATTGTGAGAGAGGGTAAGGGGACTCTGGAGATATATAAAAAGAAATATAATCTGAGTGCAGGGGATGCGTTTCTGATCCCGCCTAACACGGAGGCGTGGTATGAGGCTGACATGGAAGACCCGTGGTGCTATATGTGGGTGGGATTTACCGGATTAAAGGCAGAAGAGTGTGCCAACAGCGCAGGATTTTCTGTAAAGACCCCTGTGCACAAGGTTGAATGTATGAAGGTGCTGAATGAATATATTGACTCCATGCTGGAGGCACATCAGCTCTCCTATACGGATGAGCTGAGGCGGAACGGGCTTCTGATGTTGTTTTTCTCTGCGCTGATCGATGAGCACAGGCAGAATATTCCCGGTTCAGGCAGTCCGCATCCGTATCCCGGTTCTGTGTATGTGAAGCATGCAATGGAGTATATTTCCTTTAATTATAACCAGAAGATCAAGATCAATGAGCTGGCGGACTACATTGGCGTGAACAGGAGTTACCTGACGAGCAGTTTTAAAAAGGCTATAGGCTGTTCGCCGCAGGAGTATCTTGTAAACCTTCGTATGGAAAAGGCCAGATCCCTGCTGAAAAACACAGATATGCAGATCAATGCCATTGCCAATTCTGTGGGCTATGTGGACCAGCTTGCGTTTTCCAAGATATTCAAGCAGCATTACGGAATGAGTCCCAGAGCTTACAGGGAGGAAGAGGAAGAACTGGTATATAAGAATAAAAAAGGTGATTATGAGGGAGCGCCCTTATAG